Part of the Legionella cardiaca genome, CAGAGTGATATTGCGATATTGTAGAACAGAATCAGCTCGACCTTGCGAGCGTCTAACCAGTGCCCGAACTCTGGCGCTCAATTCGTTTAAATCAAAGGGCTTGGTTAGATAATCATCAGCACCGCTATCCAAACCTTTTACACGATCTTCGACTGTTTCACGAGCCGTAAGAATAATGACAGGGGTAGCATTTCCATCGTGACGAATGGCTTGAAGGAAACCTAATCCTGAAAGTTTAGGTAATCCCAAATCAAGAATAATAAGTTCAAATGATTCAGATTTTACTGCTGCTCTGGCTGCTTCACCATCTTTTAGCCAGTCTACTACATAGCCAAATTGAGTAAGGCCAGCTTTTACTGCATCGCCCAGTAATTCATCATCTTCAACCAGTAGCAATCGCATTCTTGCTCCTAATAGTTCAGCCCCTACGGGATTCACCGGAGGGTTGTTCTACGTCTTTTTCAATCAAGTGTCTGGTTAGATATAATGCCTGTAGAAAGACAAATAATAACGTAAAACCAGCACCACCAAATAACTTAAAGTTAACCCAAATTTCAGTACTATAATAGTACGCCACATACAGATTAACACTACCCATTAAAACAAAAAACAGGGCCCAAGCATAATTTAAACGATACCAGATTTTTTTCGGTAAGCTTATATTGCCATCCATCATTTTTTGAATTAAAGGTTTATTGCTCACAAAAGGAGAAAACAGAAATACTAATGAAGTGAGCCAGTAAATTCCTGTAGGTTTCCATTTTATAAACCAGGGATTATGGAAAAATAAAGTAGCACCACCTAAAACCAGGATTATTCCCAAACTTATTAAATGAACTTTTTCGTAACGTTGATGTTTAATTCTATGGAAAATAACTTGAAGTAAGGATGCAGCCATTGCTACCGCCGTGGCATTATAGATTCCAAATAATTTAAAACTAATAAAAAAAAGTAAAATTGGAAAAAAATCAAAGAGTAGTTTCATAGCTGCTGTAAAAATTTAATACTTACTTAAGTATATCACACGATTTTAAACTCTCACGCAAGTGTTTATAAATTTGCATATTTTTACCTTTTTGAGAGTTTACATAGAGTATAAGTTGCTTTTAGACAGGCATCAAAAACTGCAATTAATCCAAGTTTTGATGCCTGTTCTAACTAGCCAATAACTAACTTTTGTCCAGGGTGTAGCAATTTTGTGTTAATGTTGGGATTTAATTTTGTAAGTGTTGCTACCTTGGTATTATTCTTTTTGGCAATGCGGCTTAAATTGTCGCCAGCTTTTACAATATAAATGCCATATTTAATGGTGCGCTTCCATATAGTTAGTTGTTGCCCAACTTTTAAAGGCTGCGGATCATTAATTTGATTCCACTGGCGAATTTCTGCCGTCGACACATTGTATTTTTTTTCCAGCATCGGAAAAGTTTCGCCCTTTTGTACAATGTGAATTACTTTATAGCTTTGTGTGGTTGCGGGCTGATCGCTAATTGAAACAAGCACAGTTGATTTAGGTGGGGAAGCTACCGGTGCGTTTTTAGTACTTGGAATAAGAACATACTGTCCT contains:
- a CDS encoding response regulator, which codes for MRLLLVEDDELLGDAVKAGLTQFGYVVDWLKDGEAARAAVKSESFELIILDLGLPKLSGLGFLQAIRHDGNATPVIILTARETVEDRVKGLDSGADDYLTKPFDLNELSARVRALVRRSQGRADSVLQYRNITLDPAAHSVYVDDVMVNVPRREFALLQKLLENSGQVLSREQLMQSIYGWDEDVDSNALEVHIHNLRKKLNANFIRTIRGVGYMAEKNESN
- a CDS encoding septation protein A; amino-acid sequence: MKLLFDFFPILLFFISFKLFGIYNATAVAMAASLLQVIFHRIKHQRYEKVHLISLGIILVLGGATLFFHNPWFIKWKPTGIYWLTSLVFLFSPFVSNKPLIQKMMDGNISLPKKIWYRLNYAWALFFVLMGSVNLYVAYYYSTEIWVNFKLFGGAGFTLLFVFLQALYLTRHLIEKDVEQPSGESRRG